The Streptomyces sp. NBC_00335 DNA window CATTGCGATGGTCGTACGGCTGCGGGGGCGCACTCTCGCCCCGCAGTTCCTCCAGCAGCCCGGTGATGGCCGCCATGATGACTTCGGTGACCTCCCTGAGCACGTCCGGGGTGGGTTCCCGGTCGTAGTACGCGGAGAGGTCAACGGGCGGCCCGGCGAGGACCTGGAGGGTTTTGCGCGGGAACAGGCGGACCTTGTTCTCCTTGGCGTAGGGCGGCATCGCGAGATTCGCGCCCCACTGGGCCACCGGAATGACGGGGGCCCTGGTCATCAGGGCCACGCGGGCGGCGCCGGTCTTGCCGGCCATCGGCCACATGTCCGGGTCCCGGGTGAGGGTGCCTTCCGGGTAAAAGGCCACGCATTCGCCGCGTTCGATCGCGTCCACGGCGGCCCGGAATGCGTCCAGGGCGTTGGTGGACTCCCGGTAGACGGGGATCTGGCCGGAACCGCGCAGGATCGCTCCGACAATGGGGACCTCGAAGAGGGCCGCCTTGCCGAGCAATCGGGGCACCCGGCCGGTGTTGTACTGGAAGTGCGCGTAGGACAGCGGGTCCAGATACGAGTTGTGATTGACGGCGGTGATAAATCCGCCCTCGGTCGGAATGTGTTCCATTCCCCGCCAGTCCCGCCTGAAGAGCACTACCAGCGGCGGTTTCGCGATGGCCGCCGCAAGGCGGTACCAGAAGCCGATTCTGCGGCGGGACACTCGGACACCTTCCTCTAGGACCGGTGCGCGGCTTGGGCACCCCGGGGACGGACAAGTGTGGCCCCGGGTCCGGTCTCTGTCGAGAACACCGTACGCCCCGGACACCCGG harbors:
- a CDS encoding lysophospholipid acyltransferase family protein, yielding MSRRRIGFWYRLAAAIAKPPLVVLFRRDWRGMEHIPTEGGFITAVNHNSYLDPLSYAHFQYNTGRVPRLLGKAALFEVPIVGAILRGSGQIPVYRESTNALDAFRAAVDAIERGECVAFYPEGTLTRDPDMWPMAGKTGAARVALMTRAPVIPVAQWGANLAMPPYAKENKVRLFPRKTLQVLAGPPVDLSAYYDREPTPDVLREVTEVIMAAITGLLEELRGESAPPQPYDHRNARAQQRRKAAGEGNK